From a single Entelurus aequoreus isolate RoL-2023_Sb linkage group LG12, RoL_Eaeq_v1.1, whole genome shotgun sequence genomic region:
- the arsj gene encoding arylsulfatase J, which translates to MLLLWSLFVGVMVSCQTWGRDNQDPKASRTQPHIVFILVDDQGFRDVGYHGSEIKTPTLDRLAAQGVKLENYYVQPLCSPSRSQLMTGRYQIHTGLQHSIIRATQPNCLPLDNITLPQKLRQAGYSTHMVGKWHLGFYKRGCLPTQRGFDTFFGSLLGSGDYYSHYKCEGPSMCGYDLYEGEEAAWEQDRGLYSTVMFTQKAIGILAKHDRRKPLFLYLAYQAVHSPLQVPAQYLERYKGIVNLHRRKYAAMVSCLDEAVRNLTIALKRYHYYDNTVIVYSSDNGGQPLSGGSNWPLRGSKATLWEGGIRAVGFVHSPLLLKKGTKCRSLVHITDWFPTLVTLGEGTLDEDLSLDGYDVWEAISEGLPSPRQDILHNIDPIYIKAKNGSWKVGYGLWNTAIQAALRVGHWKLLTGVPGYSDWVPPQTFSTQRLTIRWHSERVRWDRGKSLWLFNITSDPYERVDLSGRYPHVVKKMLMRLAQYNKTAVKVRYPAKDLRSNPQYNGGVWGPWHKDEPLEEDHNDLFSNHLSGWGKWQNSRKMLKKVEE; encoded by the exons ATGTTGCTTCTGTGGAGTTTGTTCGTGGGCGTGATGGTGTCATGTCAGACGTGGGGCCGCGACAACCAGGACCCCAAAGCGTCGCGGACTCAGCCGCACATCGTCTTCATCCTCGTGGACGACCAGGGCTTCCGGGACGTGGGCTATCACGGCTCGGAGATTAAAACGCCGACTCTCGACCGCCTGGCGGCCCAAGGAGTGAAGCTGGAGAACTACTACGTGCAGCCCCTCTGCAGCCCCTCCAGGAGCCAGCTCATGACCGGCAG GTACCAGATCCACACTGGGCTCCAGCACTCCATTATCCGAGCCACCCAGCCCAACTGCCTACCCCTGGACAACATCACCCTACCCCAGAAGCTAAGGCAAGCGGGCTACTCCACCCACATGGTGGGCAAGTGGCACCTGGGCTTCTACAAACGAGGCTGCCTCCCCACCCAGCGAGGGTTCGATACCTTCTTTGGATCTCTGCTGGGAAGCGGCGACTATTACAGCCACTACAAGTGTGAAGGTCCCAGCATGTGCGGCTATGACTTGTACGAAGGCGAGGAGGCAGCTTGGGAACAAGACCGCGGCTTGTACTCGACGGTAATGTTCACCCAAAAAGCTATCGGTATCTTAGCAAAACATGACCGTCGCAAACCGCTGTTCCTCTACTTAGCCTACCAAGCGGTCCACTCACCCTTACAAGTCCCGGCTCAATACCTGGAACGCTACAAAGGTATCGTGAATCTGCACCGGCGCAAGTACGCTGCCATGGTATCCTGCCTGGACGAAGCAGTCCGCAACCTTACAATAGCGCTAAAGCGCTACCATTACTACGACAACACCGTTATCGTGTACTCCTCTGACAACGGGGGACAACCACTATCAGGTGGTAGCAACTGGCCCCTCAGGGGTAGCAAGGCCACACTCTGGGAGGGCGGCATTAGGGCAGTGGGATTTGTTCACAGTCCTCTTTTGCTGAAGAAGGGGACAAAATGTCGGTCTTTGGTGCACATCACAGACTGGTTCCCCACGTTGGTGACCTTGGGGGAAGGGACTTTGGATGAGGATCTAAGCCTAGACGGATATGATGTCTGGGAGGCTATCAGCGAAGGGCTACCATCTCCACGTCAGGACATACTTCACAATATAGATCCCATCTATATTAAGGCCAAGAATGGGTCGTGGAAAGTCGGGTACGGGTTGTGGAACACAGCTATCCAGGCGGCGCTACGGGTTGGCCATTGGAAGCTGCTAACGGGCGTTCCTGGCTATAGCGACTGGGTACCCCCTCAGACCTTCTCCACCCAAAGACTAACTATCCGCTGGCATAGCGAACGAGTCCGCTGGGACCGCGGCAAGTCCCTGTGGCTATTCAACATCACCTCTGACCCTTACGAACGAGTTGACCTCTCTGGACGCTATCCGCATGTTGTGAAAAAGATGCTCATGCGGTTGGCACAGTACAACAAGACCGCAGTCAAGGTTCGGTACCCAGCTAAAGACCTGCGATCGAACCCACAGTACAACGGCGGTGTGTGGGGACCATGGCACAAAGATGAGCCGTTAGAGGAGGATCACAACGATCTCTTCAGCAACCATCTCAGTGGCTGGGGAAAATGGCAGAATAGTAGAAAGATGCTAAAGAAGGTGGAGGAGTAA